One Streptomyces umbrinus genomic window, CGCGGGCGCCCGCGTGTCCGGCGGCGTACGCCTTCGCGGTCGCCGGGGCGACGAAGGGCAGCAACTCCTGACCGTCGGCCACCCATACCGCCTTGTCGGCGAACCACAGGGTGCCGGTGGTGGCGTCGGGGACGTAGGCGGCGCGGATCCCGTCCTTGTGCTTCGCGACGTAACCCAGCAGCTCGGCGGGCGACTTGAAGGTGCGGGTCTCGGCGGCGCCCTTCGGCCACACCTCGCTCGCGGCCGGTGCGGGCGTCGAGGCCAGACGGTCGGCGTAGTCCGGGCCGAGGGCCTTCCTGGCGTACTTGTCGTCGACGAAGGAGTCCACGTCCACGTCCCCGGTCAGCTTCGCCGACCTCAGGATCGAGACGTCCTCCTTCAGGGCGGAGACGAGCTTCGGTTTGATCGCCGGGTCGAAGGTGGCGATGCCGTGCGCGCCGAAAGGCCGCCCGGGCCAGGCCCGGACCGCCCCGGCCAGGCCCGGACCGTACGTACGGACCGGCCAGGTACGGGCAAGCCCGCGTACGGCACCGCCGCGCGGCCGGACGCACCGCGGGCGGACACCTACGCACCCGCGGCCGGACAGCTACGCGCCCGCCGCAACCCGCCCGCTCACCTCGCCGAGCCCCACCCGCGTGCCATGCGGCCCGGGAGCCCACGCGGTCAGCGTCACCGTGTCCCCGTCCTCCAGGAAGGTGCGCTTGCCGTCGGGGAGGTCGAGGGTGTCCCGCCCGTTCCAGGTCAGCTCCAGGAGCGAGCCCCGCTGGTCGTCCGAGGCCCCGCTCACGGTGCCCGACCCGTACAGATCGCCCGTGCGCAGCGACGCGCCGTTCACCGTCATGTGGGCCAGCTGCTGGGCGGCCGTCCAGTACATGGTCGAGAAGGGCGGCTCGGAGACGACATGGCCGTTGACGGCGACGGAGATGCGCAGGTCGTAGCCGCCGGGGTCCTCCGAGGCGTCGTCGGTGTCGTCCAGATACGGCAGCAGCGGATGCGTACGTGTCGGGGGCGAGACCCGGGCGTCGTCCAGGGCGTCGAGCGGTGTGATCCAGGCCGACACCGAGGTGGCGAAGGACTTGCCGAGGAACGGGCCGAGGGGGACGTACTCCCAGGCCTGGAGGTCGCGGGCGGACCAGTCGTTGAGGAGGCAGAGCCCGAAGACGTGGTCGCGGAAGTCGCTCAGCGGGACCGCCGTGCCCATCGCGGAGGGCGTGCCGACCACGAAGCCGACCTCCGCCTCGATGTCCAGCCGGACGGACGGCCCGAAGACCGGCGCCGGGTCGGCCGGGGCCTTGCGCTGGCCCGAGGGGCGTACGACCTCGGTCCCGGAGACCACGACGGTGCCCGACCTGCCGTGGTAACCGATCGGCAGATGCTTCCAGTTGGGGGTGAGGGAGTCCTCGGCGTCGGGGCGGAAGATCTGGCCGACGTTACGGGCGTGGTTCTCGGAGGCGTAGAAGTCGACGTAGTCGGCGACCTCGAACGGGAGGTGGAGCGTCACCTCGGAGAGCGGGTGCAGCAGGGGCGCGATCGTCTCGCGGTGGGCCGGCACCGTCACCCACGCCGTGATGGCGCGCCGCACGTCCGACCATGCCGTGCGGCCGGCCGCGAGCAGAGGGTTCAGCGAGGGACGGGCGAGCAGAGCGGCGTACGGGGAGCCGAGTTCCACGGCCGCGGCCCCCGCGTCCAGCACGTGGTCGCCCAGCCGAACGCCCACGCTCCGCCGGCCGGAGTCGCTGTCGGAGCCGTCGAGTGAGAACACGCCGTACGGAAGATTGTGCGGGCCGAAGGGATCGCCCTCGGTGACATCGAAGGGGGGCATCGGGTGCTGCCTCGCTTTCCGTGTGGGTGCAGCACACGTTACGGGGGAGTCGGCGCTCTTGGGCAGTG contains:
- the fahA gene encoding fumarylacetoacetase, which translates into the protein MPPFDVTEGDPFGPHNLPYGVFSLDGSDSDSGRRSVGVRLGDHVLDAGAAAVELGSPYAALLARPSLNPLLAAGRTAWSDVRRAITAWVTVPAHRETIAPLLHPLSEVTLHLPFEVADYVDFYASENHARNVGQIFRPDAEDSLTPNWKHLPIGYHGRSGTVVVSGTEVVRPSGQRKAPADPAPVFGPSVRLDIEAEVGFVVGTPSAMGTAVPLSDFRDHVFGLCLLNDWSARDLQAWEYVPLGPFLGKSFATSVSAWITPLDALDDARVSPPTRTHPLLPYLDDTDDASEDPGGYDLRISVAVNGHVVSEPPFSTMYWTAAQQLAHMTVNGASLRTGDLYGSGTVSGASDDQRGSLLELTWNGRDTLDLPDGKRTFLEDGDTVTLTAWAPGPHGTRVGLGEVSGRVAAGA